In a single window of the Pseudomonas sp. B21-015 genome:
- the zwf gene encoding glucose-6-phosphate dehydrogenase — translation MPSITVEPCTFALFGALGDLALRKLFPALYQLDGAGLLHEDTRIIALAREPGSEQQHLAFIATELRRYVGAKELDEAVLERFLARLSYLHVDFLKADDYVALAEQAGSAQRMIAYFATPAAVYGAICENLSKVGLTENTRVVLEKPIGSDLESSRKVNDAVAQFFPENRTYRIDHYLGKETVQNLIALRFANSLFETQWNQNYISHVEITVAEQVGIEGRWGYFDKAGQLRDMIQNHLLQLLCLIAMDPPADLSADSIRDEKVKVLKALAPISPEGLTTQVVRGQYIAGHSEGKSVPGYLEEPNSNTQSDTETFVALRADIRNWRWAGVPFYLRTGKRMPQKLSQIVIHFKEPSHYIFAPEQRLQISNKLIIRLQPDEGISLRVMTKEQGLDKGMQLRSGPLQLNFSDTWRSARIPDAYERLLLEVMRGNQNLFVRKDEIEAAWKWCDQLIAGWKKSGDAPKPYAAGSWGPMSSIALITRDGRSWYGDI, via the coding sequence ATGCCTTCGATTACGGTTGAACCGTGCACCTTTGCCTTGTTCGGCGCTCTCGGCGATCTCGCCCTGCGCAAGCTGTTTCCTGCCCTTTATCAACTCGATGGCGCCGGCCTGCTTCATGAGGATACGCGCATTATCGCGCTGGCCCGTGAACCCGGCAGCGAGCAACAGCATCTGGCATTCATTGCCACCGAGCTGCGCCGCTACGTAGGCGCCAAAGAGCTGGATGAAGCTGTACTCGAGCGCTTCCTGGCCCGTTTGAGCTACTTGCACGTCGACTTCCTCAAGGCTGACGATTACGTCGCCCTGGCCGAGCAGGCCGGCAGCGCCCAGCGGATGATTGCCTACTTCGCCACGCCGGCGGCGGTTTACGGCGCCATTTGCGAGAACCTGTCGAAGGTCGGCCTGACCGAAAACACCCGCGTGGTGCTGGAAAAGCCCATCGGCTCGGACCTGGAGTCCTCGCGCAAGGTCAACGACGCCGTGGCGCAGTTCTTCCCGGAGAACCGCACCTACCGCATCGACCACTACCTGGGTAAAGAGACCGTACAAAACCTGATCGCCCTGCGTTTCGCCAACAGCCTGTTCGAAACCCAGTGGAACCAGAATTACATCTCCCACGTGGAAATCACCGTGGCCGAGCAGGTCGGTATCGAAGGCCGCTGGGGTTACTTCGACAAGGCCGGCCAGCTGCGGGACATGATCCAGAATCACCTGCTGCAACTGCTCTGCCTGATCGCCATGGACCCGCCGGCCGACCTGTCCGCCGACAGCATCCGCGACGAGAAAGTCAAAGTGCTCAAGGCGCTGGCGCCGATCAGCCCGGAAGGCCTGACCACTCAGGTGGTGCGCGGCCAGTACATCGCCGGCCACAGCGAAGGCAAATCGGTGCCGGGGTATCTGGAGGAGCCTAATTCCAACACCCAGAGCGACACCGAGACCTTCGTCGCCCTGCGTGCCGACATTCGCAACTGGCGCTGGGCCGGCGTGCCGTTTTACCTGCGCACCGGCAAACGCATGCCGCAGAAGCTGTCGCAGATCGTCATCCACTTCAAGGAGCCGTCGCACTACATCTTCGCTCCCGAACAGCGCTTGCAGATCAGCAACAAGCTGATCATCCGCCTGCAACCGGATGAAGGCATTTCCTTGCGCGTGATGACCAAAGAACAAGGCCTGGACAAGGGCATGCAGCTGCGCAGCGGTCCGTTGCAGCTGAATTTTTCCGACACCTGGCGTAGCGCGCGGATTCCCGATGCCTACGAGCGGTTGTTGCTGGAAGTGATGCGTGGCAATCAGAACCTGTTTGTCCGTAAAGATGAAATCGAAGCCGCGTGGAAGTGGTGTGACCAGTTGATCGCCGGGTGGAAAAAATCCGGTGATGCGCCCAAGCCGTACGCGGCCGGGTCCTGGGGGCCGATGAGCTCCATTGCACTGATCACGCGGGACGGGAGGTCGTGGTATGGCGATATCTGA
- the pgl gene encoding 6-phosphogluconolactonase translates to MAISELKLPQGVSAHEFKSPVLLAEGLALTVARQLSDAIAAQGAATLVVSGGRSPVAFFQHLAKQALDWSKVVVSLADERWVPVEHADSNAGLLKRYLLQGPAAKAQFLSLYSATANLEQAAEQADRLLAELPPIDVLVLGMGDDGHTASLFPNSPNLADALKIDGSRRCWPMLAPTVPHQRLTMSRALLASAKHTVLSISGQSKLTTLSAALAGDDVAAMPIRAFLQPTLEIYWCP, encoded by the coding sequence ATGGCGATATCTGAATTGAAGCTGCCTCAGGGCGTCAGCGCCCATGAGTTCAAAAGCCCGGTGCTGTTGGCCGAAGGCCTGGCATTGACGGTAGCCAGACAACTGAGCGACGCGATCGCTGCACAGGGCGCCGCGACGCTGGTGGTGTCCGGTGGACGCAGCCCGGTGGCGTTTTTCCAGCATCTGGCCAAGCAGGCGCTGGACTGGTCGAAGGTGGTGGTCAGCCTGGCTGACGAGCGCTGGGTGCCGGTAGAGCATGCCGACAGCAATGCCGGCCTGCTCAAGCGTTACCTGTTGCAAGGCCCGGCGGCCAAGGCCCAGTTCCTGAGCCTCTACAGTGCCACCGCCAACCTGGAGCAGGCCGCCGAGCAGGCTGATCGCTTGCTCGCCGAATTGCCGCCGATCGACGTGCTGGTGCTGGGCATGGGCGATGACGGTCACACCGCGTCGCTGTTCCCCAACAGCCCGAACCTGGCCGACGCCTTGAAAATCGACGGCAGCCGTCGCTGCTGGCCGATGCTGGCGCCGACCGTGCCGCATCAGCGCCTGACCATGAGTCGTGCGCTGCTGGCTTCGGCCAAGCACACCGTTCTATCGATTTCCGGTCAGTCCAAACTGACCACCCTGAGTGCCGCACTGGCCGGTGACGATGTCGCCGCCATGCCGATTCGGGCGTTTCTGCAACCTACGTTAGAGATTTACTGGTGCCCATGA
- a CDS encoding bifunctional 4-hydroxy-2-oxoglutarate aldolase/2-dehydro-3-deoxy-phosphogluconate aldolase, which produces MTNTSPTVSMADKVALIDSLCARARILPVITIAREQDVLPLADALAAGGLTALEVTLRSQFGLKAIQILRAQRPELVTGAGTVLDRSMLVAAEAAGSQFIVTPGITRDLLEASVDSPIPLLPGISNASGIMEGYSLGYRRFKLFPAEVSGGVAAIKALGGPFGEVKFCPTGGVSPANIKSYMALKNVMCVGGSWMLDPEWIKNGDWARIQECTAEALALLD; this is translated from the coding sequence ATGACAAACACATCCCCGACCGTTTCCATGGCGGACAAAGTTGCCCTGATCGACAGCCTCTGCGCCAGGGCGCGGATCCTGCCGGTGATCACCATCGCTCGTGAACAGGACGTGCTGCCGTTGGCCGACGCCCTGGCGGCCGGTGGCCTGACGGCGCTGGAAGTGACCCTGCGTTCGCAGTTCGGCCTCAAGGCGATCCAGATCTTGCGCGCGCAGCGTCCAGAGCTGGTGACCGGCGCCGGCACCGTGCTCGATCGCAGCATGTTGGTCGCTGCCGAAGCGGCCGGTTCGCAGTTCATCGTGACGCCGGGCATCACCCGTGATCTGCTCGAAGCCAGTGTCGACAGCCCGATCCCGCTGTTGCCGGGCATCAGCAATGCCTCCGGCATCATGGAAGGCTATAGCCTGGGTTATCGCCGCTTCAAGCTGTTCCCGGCGGAAGTCAGCGGCGGCGTCGCGGCTATCAAGGCCCTGGGCGGCCCGTTCGGCGAAGTTAAATTCTGCCCGACCGGCGGCGTCAGCCCGGCCAACATCAAGAGCTACATGGCGTTGAAAAACGTGATGTGCGTGGGCGGTAGCTGGATGCTTGACCCCGAGTGGATCAAGAACGGCGACTGGGCCCGCATCCAGGAGTGCACCGCCGAGGCGTTGGCTCTGCTGGACTGA
- a CDS encoding intradiol ring-cleavage dioxygenase: MDDNTAISSPSPVYQLSPEQVAGPYFRNPKLIRRNISEGMDGIPLVLRLTIVDAMTGQPVTGAVVDIWHCNARGAYSGWSKVNPDKEVDVGDIGSIPRTDDDTYLRGGQFSDKKGIVRFITIYPGFYASRALHIHVAVRITAGNNYLEERHVAWVGQLYFPEVVSRSVLNAREYSGRVVSPLSNDEDFHYRHHGGEASTLNIHTIGRDSKEDGFFGHITIGVDTFALSSQIKPEDFDKYTV, encoded by the coding sequence ATGGACGACAACACTGCGATTTCATCCCCTTCACCGGTTTATCAACTGTCACCCGAACAGGTCGCCGGTCCGTATTTTCGAAATCCAAAACTGATCAGACGAAACATCAGCGAAGGCATGGATGGCATTCCCTTGGTGTTGCGGCTGACGATCGTCGATGCCATGACCGGTCAACCGGTCACGGGGGCCGTGGTCGATATCTGGCATTGCAACGCACGCGGGGCGTATTCGGGCTGGAGCAAGGTCAACCCGGATAAGGAAGTCGATGTGGGTGATATCGGGTCGATCCCGCGCACCGACGACGATACCTATCTGCGCGGTGGGCAATTCTCGGACAAAAAGGGCATCGTGCGGTTTATCACGATTTATCCGGGGTTCTATGCCAGCCGCGCTCTGCACATTCACGTCGCGGTACGAATCACTGCCGGCAACAACTATCTGGAAGAGCGGCATGTCGCCTGGGTCGGCCAGCTGTACTTTCCCGAGGTGGTGTCGAGGTCGGTCCTCAATGCCAGAGAGTACAGCGGCCGCGTGGTATCACCGCTGAGCAACGATGAAGATTTTCACTATAGACACCATGGCGGCGAAGCCTCGACCCTGAATATTCACACCATAGGTCGAGACTCGAAGGAGGATGGCTTTTTCGGGCACATCACCATCGGTGTCGACACGTTTGCGCTGTCATCGCAGATCAAACCCGAGGACTTCGACAAGTACACCGTGTGA
- a CDS encoding DUF3820 family protein → MNPEKLELLITREMPFGKYKGRIIADLPGQYLNWFAREGFPHGELGGLLALMQEIDHNGLSELLEPLRVKHGKPAPRH, encoded by the coding sequence ATGAATCCCGAAAAGCTCGAACTGTTGATTACCCGTGAAATGCCCTTCGGCAAATACAAGGGCCGCATCATCGCTGACCTGCCCGGCCAGTACCTGAACTGGTTCGCCCGCGAAGGTTTCCCTCACGGTGAACTGGGCGGTTTGCTGGCCTTGATGCAGGAAATCGACCACAACGGCTTGTCGGAGCTGCTCGAACCGCTGCGTGTCAAACACGGCAAACCCGCCCCTCGTCACTGA
- a CDS encoding PA2169 family four-helix-bundle protein encodes MTNINKEAISVLNDLIETSKDGQEGFKTCAEDIKHPELKTLFVQRSSDCATAAAELQAMVRSLGGDPETSTSVSGDLHRRWVDVKAMFTGKDEEAVLNEAERGEDHALKAYKKALEKINKDNLVGIRDIVERQYHGVQRNHDQVKALRNQARARS; translated from the coding sequence ATGACCAACATCAACAAAGAAGCGATCTCTGTACTCAACGACCTGATTGAAACCAGCAAAGACGGTCAGGAAGGGTTCAAGACTTGCGCTGAAGACATCAAGCATCCAGAACTCAAAACCCTGTTCGTTCAGCGCTCCAGCGACTGCGCCACTGCCGCTGCCGAGTTACAGGCTATGGTGCGTTCCCTGGGCGGTGATCCGGAAACCTCCACCAGTGTCAGTGGCGATCTGCACCGTCGCTGGGTCGACGTGAAGGCGATGTTCACCGGCAAGGATGAAGAAGCAGTGCTGAACGAAGCCGAACGCGGTGAAGACCATGCGCTGAAGGCTTACAAAAAAGCGCTGGAGAAAATCAACAAGGACAACCTGGTGGGCATTCGTGACATCGTTGAACGCCAGTACCACGGCGTGCAACGCAACCACGATCAGGTGAAAGCCCTGCGCAACCAGGCTCGCGCACGCTCGTAA
- a CDS encoding MaoC family dehydratase, with amino-acid sequence MTQVTNTPYEALEVGQTASYSKTVEERDIQLFAAMSGDHNPVHLDAEFAAASMFKERIAHGMFSGALISAAVACELPGPGTIYIGQQMSFQKPVKIGDTLTVRLEILEKLPKFRVRIATRVFNQRDELVVDGEAEILAPRKQQTVTLPTLPAISIG; translated from the coding sequence ATGACCCAGGTTACCAACACCCCTTACGAAGCCCTCGAAGTCGGCCAGACCGCCAGCTACAGCAAAACCGTCGAAGAGCGCGACATTCAGTTGTTCGCCGCGATGTCCGGTGACCATAACCCGGTGCACCTGGACGCCGAATTCGCCGCTGCCTCCATGTTCAAGGAGCGTATCGCCCACGGCATGTTCAGCGGCGCGTTGATCAGCGCGGCGGTGGCTTGCGAGTTGCCTGGGCCAGGGACTATTTATATCGGTCAGCAGATGAGCTTCCAGAAACCGGTAAAGATTGGCGACACGCTGACCGTACGCCTGGAGATCCTCGAGAAACTGCCGAAGTTTCGTGTGCGTATCGCCACTCGGGTGTTCAACCAGCGCGATGAGTTGGTGGTGGATGGCGAGGCGGAGATTCTGGCGCCGCGCAAGCAACAGACCGTGACGTTGCCGACGTTGCCGGCGATCAGCATCGGCTGA
- a CDS encoding alpha/beta hydrolase, which produces MIHDTFWLTASDHSRLFVNQWLPAAPLKAVILLAHGMAEHSGRYARLAEKFCEQDYGVYAPDLRGHGKTAENGTLGHFDDDDGWCKVVGDLASLNQHIGQQHPGIPIVLLGHSMGSYIAQAYLLHHSASLHGAILSGSNFQPVALYRAARQIARLERLRQGPKGRSALIEWLSFGSFNKKFKPARTSFDWLSRDPAEVDKYASDPLCGFRCTNQLWIDLLGGLQQISKASNLAQIDPGLPLLVIGGECDPVSEGKRLIDLAHALRDAGCQSLQLTIYPQARHELFNESNRDEVTADVLNWIAQALSNRRPPRAE; this is translated from the coding sequence ATGATCCACGACACTTTCTGGCTGACCGCGAGTGACCACAGCCGCCTCTTCGTCAACCAGTGGCTGCCGGCTGCACCGTTGAAGGCCGTGATCCTGCTGGCCCACGGCATGGCGGAACACAGCGGTCGCTACGCTCGTCTGGCAGAAAAGTTCTGCGAACAGGACTACGGCGTTTACGCACCGGACTTGCGTGGACATGGCAAAACCGCCGAAAACGGCACTCTGGGGCATTTCGACGACGACGATGGCTGGTGCAAAGTGGTCGGCGACCTGGCCAGCCTTAACCAACACATCGGCCAACAGCATCCCGGCATTCCGATCGTACTGTTGGGCCACAGCATGGGCAGCTACATCGCCCAGGCTTACTTGCTGCACCACAGCGCCAGCCTGCACGGGGCCATTCTCAGCGGTTCGAACTTCCAGCCCGTGGCGCTCTATCGTGCAGCGCGGCAGATTGCTCGCCTCGAACGCCTGCGTCAGGGCCCCAAGGGTCGCAGTGCGCTGATCGAATGGCTGTCGTTCGGTTCGTTCAACAAGAAGTTCAAACCGGCGCGCACCTCGTTCGACTGGCTGAGCCGCGACCCGGCGGAAGTCGACAAGTACGCCAGCGACCCGCTCTGCGGCTTTCGCTGCACCAATCAACTGTGGATCGATTTGCTCGGCGGCTTGCAGCAAATCAGCAAAGCGTCCAATCTCGCCCAGATCGATCCGGGCCTGCCGCTGCTGGTGATCGGTGGCGAATGTGATCCGGTGAGCGAAGGCAAACGTCTGATAGATCTGGCCCACGCCCTGCGCGACGCTGGCTGCCAGAGCCTGCAGCTGACTATTTACCCGCAGGCCCGGCATGAACTGTTCAACGAGAGCAACCGCGACGAAGTGACTGCCGATGTGCTGAACTGGATCGCCCAAGCCTTGAGCAACCGCCGGCCCCCCAGAGCCGAATAG
- the fadD2 gene encoding long-chain-fatty-acid--CoA ligase FadD2 — protein MQPDFWNDKRPAGVPLDIDLGAYKSVIEVFERSCKKFADRPAFSNMGVTLTYAELERYSAAFAGYLQAHTDLAPGDRIAVQMPNVLHYPIAVFGALRAGLIVVNTNPLYTAREMRHQFKDSGARALVYLNVFGQKVQEVLPDTDIQYLIEAKMGDLMPTAKGWLVNTVVAKVKKMVPDYSLPQAISFKSALRLGRGLGIKPLSIGLDDIAVLQYTGGTTGLAKGAMLTHGNLVANMQQARACLSQLGADGQPLLREGQEVMIAPLPLYHIYAFTANCMCMMVTGNHNVLITNPRDIKGFIKELKNWRFSALLGLNTLFVALMDHPDFKTLDCSSLKVTNSGGTALVKATAERWEQLTGCRITEGYGLTETSPVACTNPYGDRSRIGTVGLPVPGTTLKVINDEGVEQPLGERGELCIKGPQIMKGYWQKPEATAEVLDADGWFKSGDIGVIDPDGFVRIVDRKKDMIIVSGFNVYPNEIEDVVMAHPKVASCAVIGVPDERSGEAVKLFVVAREAGVSLEELKAYCKENFTAYKVPKHIVLRESLPMTPVGKILRRELRDIA, from the coding sequence ATGCAACCTGATTTCTGGAATGACAAACGCCCGGCCGGCGTGCCCCTGGATATCGACCTTGGGGCCTATAAGTCGGTAATCGAGGTGTTCGAGCGTTCCTGCAAGAAATTTGCTGACCGCCCGGCATTCAGCAACATGGGCGTGACCTTGACCTACGCCGAATTGGAACGCTACAGCGCAGCGTTTGCCGGTTACCTGCAAGCCCACACCGACCTGGCGCCGGGGGATCGCATCGCGGTGCAGATGCCCAACGTGTTGCATTATCCGATTGCCGTGTTCGGCGCCTTGCGCGCCGGGCTGATCGTGGTCAACACCAACCCGCTGTACACCGCGCGTGAGATGCGACATCAGTTCAAGGACTCCGGTGCCCGGGCGCTGGTTTACCTGAACGTGTTCGGACAGAAGGTCCAGGAAGTGCTGCCCGACACCGACATCCAGTACCTGATCGAAGCGAAAATGGGCGACCTGATGCCCACCGCCAAGGGCTGGCTGGTCAATACCGTGGTCGCCAAGGTCAAGAAAATGGTCCCGGACTATTCCTTGCCGCAGGCCATCTCCTTCAAGAGCGCGCTACGCCTGGGCCGGGGTCTGGGGATCAAACCGCTGAGCATCGGCCTCGACGACATCGCCGTGCTGCAATACACCGGCGGCACCACCGGGCTGGCCAAAGGCGCGATGCTGACCCACGGCAACCTGGTGGCGAACATGCAGCAGGCGCGGGCATGCCTCAGTCAGCTGGGTGCCGACGGTCAGCCGCTGTTGCGCGAAGGCCAGGAAGTGATGATCGCGCCGCTGCCGCTGTACCACATCTATGCATTCACGGCGAACTGCATGTGCATGATGGTGACTGGCAACCACAACGTGCTGATCACCAATCCACGGGACATCAAGGGCTTTATCAAGGAACTGAAGAACTGGCGGTTCTCGGCGCTGCTGGGGCTCAACACGCTGTTCGTCGCACTGATGGACCATCCCGACTTCAAGACGCTGGATTGCTCCAGTCTCAAAGTCACCAACTCCGGCGGCACGGCATTGGTCAAGGCCACCGCCGAGCGTTGGGAACAGCTCACCGGTTGCCGCATCACTGAAGGTTACGGCCTGACCGAGACCTCGCCAGTGGCCTGCACCAACCCTTACGGCGACAGATCGCGCATCGGCACGGTCGGCCTGCCAGTGCCGGGCACCACGCTCAAGGTCATCAACGATGAAGGCGTCGAGCAGCCGCTGGGCGAGCGCGGCGAACTGTGTATCAAGGGCCCGCAGATCATGAAGGGCTACTGGCAGAAACCCGAAGCCACCGCCGAAGTGCTGGATGCCGACGGCTGGTTCAAGTCGGGCGACATTGGGGTGATCGACCCGGACGGATTCGTGCGCATCGTCGATCGCAAGAAAGACATGATCATCGTCTCGGGCTTCAACGTGTACCCGAACGAGATCGAAGATGTGGTGATGGCCCACCCGAAAGTCGCCAGCTGCGCGGTGATCGGCGTGCCGGACGAGCGGTCGGGGGAGGCGGTGAAGTTGTTTGTGGTGGCCCGTGAAGCCGGGGTGAGCCTTGAGGAGTTGAAGGCGTACTGCAAGGAAAACTTCACGGCGTACAAAGTGCCCAAGCACATCGTGTTGCGTGAGTCGTTGCCGATGACGCCGGTGGGCAAGATATTGCGGCGGGAGTTGCGGGATATCGCGTAA
- the fadD1 gene encoding long-chain-fatty-acid--CoA ligase FadD1: MIEDFWKDKYPAGIAAEINPDEYPNIQAVLKQSCQRFADKPAFSNLGKTITYGELYELSGAFAAYLQQHTDLQPGDRIAVQLPNVLQYPVAVFGAIRAGLIVVNTNPLYTAREMEHQFNDSGAKALVCLANMAHLAQTVVPKTGVKHVIVTEVADLLLPLKRLLVNSVIKYVKKMVPAYHLPKAIKFNDVLRKGHGQPVAEANPARSDVAVLQYTGGTTGVAKGAMLTHRNLVANMLQCKALMGSNLNEGCEILITPLPLYHIYAFTFHCMSMMLIGNHNILISNPRDLTAMVKELSKWKFSGFVGLNTLFVALCNNEAFRKLDFSSLKITLSGGMALQLAAAERWKAVTGCPICEGYGMTETSPVATVNPSQNIQIGTIGIPVPSTLCKVIDDAGVEQPLGAIGELCVKGPQVMKGYWQRQEATDEILDSEGWLKTGDIALIQPDGYMRIVDRKKDMILVSGFNVYPNELEDVLATLPGVLQCAAIGVPDEKSGEAIKIFIVAKPGVTLTKEQVMEHMRANVTGYKVPKAVEFRDALPTTNVGKILRRELRDEELKKLGVKKVGA; this comes from the coding sequence ATGATCGAAGACTTTTGGAAGGATAAGTACCCAGCTGGAATTGCTGCCGAGATCAATCCAGACGAGTATCCGAATATTCAGGCAGTGTTGAAGCAATCCTGCCAACGCTTCGCTGACAAACCGGCATTCAGCAACCTGGGCAAGACAATCACCTACGGTGAACTGTACGAATTGTCCGGTGCCTTTGCTGCTTACCTGCAACAGCATACCGATTTGCAACCCGGCGATCGAATCGCCGTGCAACTGCCCAACGTATTGCAATACCCGGTCGCCGTCTTCGGTGCTATCCGCGCCGGGCTGATCGTGGTCAACACCAACCCGCTGTACACCGCGCGGGAAATGGAACACCAATTCAACGACTCCGGTGCCAAAGCCCTGGTCTGCCTGGCCAATATGGCGCACCTGGCACAGACCGTCGTGCCGAAGACTGGCGTCAAGCATGTGATCGTCACTGAAGTGGCCGACCTCTTGCTGCCGCTCAAGCGTCTGCTGGTCAATAGCGTCATCAAGTACGTGAAGAAGATGGTTCCGGCGTATCACTTGCCCAAGGCCATCAAATTCAACGACGTGCTGCGCAAAGGCCATGGCCAGCCAGTGGCTGAAGCCAACCCGGCCAGGAGCGACGTTGCCGTGCTGCAATACACCGGGGGCACCACCGGCGTGGCCAAGGGCGCGATGCTGACCCACCGCAACCTGGTGGCGAACATGCTGCAGTGCAAGGCGCTGATGGGCTCCAACCTCAATGAAGGTTGCGAGATCCTGATCACGCCGCTGCCGCTGTACCACATCTATGCCTTCACCTTTCATTGCATGTCGATGATGCTGATCGGCAACCACAACATCCTGATCAGCAACCCGCGCGACCTGACGGCGATGGTCAAGGAACTGTCGAAGTGGAAGTTCAGCGGTTTCGTCGGCCTGAACACGCTGTTCGTCGCGTTGTGCAACAACGAAGCGTTCCGCAAGCTGGACTTCTCGAGCCTGAAAATCACCCTGTCCGGCGGCATGGCCTTGCAACTGGCCGCGGCCGAACGCTGGAAAGCGGTCACCGGTTGCCCGATCTGCGAAGGTTACGGCATGACCGAAACCAGCCCGGTGGCCACGGTGAACCCGAGCCAGAACATTCAGATCGGCACCATCGGTATTCCGGTGCCGTCGACTCTGTGCAAAGTCATCGACGATGCAGGCGTTGAACAGCCGTTGGGCGCCATCGGTGAATTGTGTGTGAAAGGTCCGCAAGTGATGAAGGGCTACTGGCAGCGTCAGGAAGCCACCGATGAAATACTCGACAGCGAAGGCTGGTTGAAGACCGGTGACATCGCACTGATCCAGCCGGACGGTTACATGCGCATTGTCGATCGCAAGAAAGACATGATCCTGGTCTCCGGTTTCAACGTGTATCCCAATGAGCTGGAAGACGTGCTGGCGACCCTGCCGGGCGTGTTGCAATGCGCGGCCATCGGCGTGCCGGACGAGAAGTCGGGGGAGGCGATCAAGATCTTCATCGTCGCCAAACCGGGCGTGACCCTGACCAAGGAACAGGTGATGGAGCACATGCGCGCCAATGTCACCGGCTACAAGGTGCCTAAAGCCGTGGAGTTCCGCGACGCACTGCCGACCACCAATGTCGGCAAGATCCTGCGCCGCGAACTGCGCGACGAAGAGCTGAAGAAACTGGGCGTGAAGAAAGTAGGCGCCTAG
- a CDS encoding CsbD family protein, with product MSSTGDKVKGMANEAAGNVKQGVGKATGNDRLRAEGVVQEKKGEAQQAIGKAKDALKKGIDKA from the coding sequence ATGAGCAGCACTGGCGATAAAGTTAAAGGCATGGCAAACGAAGCGGCCGGCAACGTCAAGCAAGGCGTTGGCAAGGCCACCGGTAACGACAGGCTGCGCGCCGAAGGCGTCGTGCAGGAAAAGAAAGGCGAAGCCCAGCAAGCGATCGGCAAAGCCAAGGATGCTCTCAAAAAAGGCATCGACAAGGCATAA
- a CDS encoding YihY/virulence factor BrkB family protein: protein MFFPTMKGLPLHRVMMRTVTEFVADEMSTYASALAYQMLFSLFPFILFLIALIGFLHLPDFFSWLRLQSELVLPPQALEQVNPVIDQLQQSKGGLLSVGIVIALWTASAGVRLMMSAMNAAYDVVEGRPVWKRFPLSIFYTIGIAGMLLAAAALMVLGPQVMAWIASQVGLEDFIVTVWTIVRWPVIVILLMMAVALIYYVMPDVKQEFRFITPGSVLAVVVWIVASLGFGLYVKTFANYNAMYGSIGAIIVLLLYFYISAAVLLLGAEMNAVIEHMSSEGKKPGEIVPEEPKHHVSGLGRDHSLKPTTDEVIK, encoded by the coding sequence ATGTTTTTTCCGACCATGAAAGGTTTGCCCTTGCATCGCGTGATGATGCGCACGGTCACCGAGTTCGTCGCCGACGAGATGTCGACCTATGCCTCGGCGCTGGCCTATCAAATGCTGTTCTCGCTGTTCCCTTTCATCCTGTTCCTGATCGCCCTGATCGGTTTTCTGCATTTGCCGGACTTCTTCTCCTGGCTGCGCCTGCAATCGGAACTGGTCCTGCCGCCCCAGGCGCTGGAGCAGGTGAACCCGGTGATCGACCAGCTCCAGCAATCCAAGGGCGGTTTGCTCTCGGTGGGTATCGTGATCGCCCTGTGGACCGCGTCCGCCGGTGTGCGGCTGATGATGAGCGCGATGAACGCCGCGTACGACGTGGTCGAAGGTCGCCCGGTCTGGAAGCGTTTTCCACTGTCGATTTTCTACACCATCGGCATCGCCGGCATGCTGCTGGCCGCCGCTGCGCTGATGGTGCTCGGGCCGCAGGTGATGGCCTGGATCGCTTCGCAAGTGGGCCTCGAAGATTTCATCGTGACCGTCTGGACCATTGTGCGCTGGCCGGTGATCGTGATTCTGTTGATGATGGCCGTGGCACTGATTTACTACGTCATGCCCGACGTCAAACAAGAGTTTCGCTTCATCACCCCGGGTTCGGTGCTGGCCGTGGTGGTGTGGATCGTCGCCTCGCTGGGCTTCGGTCTTTACGTCAAAACCTTTGCCAACTACAACGCCATGTATGGCAGTATCGGCGCGATCATCGTGTTGCTGCTGTACTTCTATATTTCCGCCGCGGTGCTGTTGCTCGGCGCGGAAATGAACGCGGTGATCGAGCACATGTCGTCCGAAGGCAAGAAGCCTGGCGAAATAGTGCCCGAAGAACCCAAACACCACGTTTCGGGACTGGGACGGGATCACTCGCTCAAGCCGACCACCGACGAAGTCATCAAATGA